The Candidatus Methylomirabilota bacterium genome contains the following window.
CTGTACGAGTCACGTACATGGCCCAATTGAGACATTACCATGAGCGGTACCGGCAGAGCTTGGTCTCAGCGCGCCGTGTGGCCTTCCAGCAGGTCAACAATATTCTGATGCCCATTTCCAGACGCATAGTATGCGGCTGTACCACCTTTACTGTCCCTGGCCTTGGCATCGGCGCCGTTATTGACCAACAGCTCCACAACCTTGATGCGCCCATACCACGCGGCATGCATCATGGCCGTACTGCCGTCTTTCGCCTGCGCGTTGGCATCGGCGCCGCGATCGATCAGTAGCTTGACGATCCCGAATTGCCCTTCTGCAGCCGTGCGCATCAACGCTGTCCAGCCCTGTCTGTCTTGTGTGTTAATATTGGCGCCTCGATCGAGCAGCAGCTTGACGATCTCAGAATGACCCTTCCCGGACGCGGTAATCAGGGCTGTTCCGCCGTCTTTCGCCTGCGCGTTCACATCGGCGCCGCGATCGAGCAACAGCTTGACGATTTCAAATTGTCCTTCCGCGGACGCGATGATCAGGGCTGTACTGCCGTTGCTCGCTCTGGCCTCCATATCGGCATCCTTATTGAGCAGCAGCCGTACAAACTCGGCATGCCCCTTGTCGGACGCATACATCAGGGCCGTCCAGCTATGTTGATCGCTCACATTCACATCAGCACTCTTATGAAGCAGCCGCTCTGCAACTCCCGCATGCCCGTGCCACGAGGCATGCATTAAGGCTGTCCAGCCATTGTTGTCTCTCACATTCACATCGGCATCTCGATTGAGCAACAGCTCTACAACCCCGGTATGCCCATGCCGAGAGGCATGCATTAAGGCTGTCCATTCCTCCCTATCTCTCGCGTTCACATCGGCGCCTTCGGCCAATAAGCTCTTGACTTTTCCGGTATCTCCGGATTCAGACGCCTCGATAAGCTGTCCACCAACCTTCCCGCTACCCCCAAATATTGAGCCCAGGAAACCCATGTATCCTCCTTCGTCTTGTTCTTAGCGCGCCCCGTGCTTCTCCAGCAGTTCAGCTACCTTGGAATGTCCACTCGAAGACGCATGCATCCTGGCCGTCTGGCGATCATGATCCTTCACGTTCATATCAGCGCCTCGATTGAGCAGCATCCCTACAATCCTGGCACGCCCTCTCTCAGCCGCATAGATCAGGGCCGTACCGTCCTTGTTGTCTTTCGCGTTCGCATCAGCACCATGCTTAAGCAGCAGCTCTACCACCCCGGAATGCCCTCTCCACGCCGCGCGGATCAGGGCAGTCGCGCCACTATGATCATTCGCATTCACGTCAGCGCCGTACTTGCGCAGCAGTTCTACCGCCCCGGCATGTCCATTCCACGCCGCACGCATCAGGGCAGTCCAGCCGTCTTTATCCTTTGCGTTCACGTCGGCGCCGTGCTTGTGCAGCAGTTCTACCACTCCGGAACGCCCGTGCCCGGCGGCATGCATCAGAACCGTCCAGCCGTCTTTATCCTTTGCGTTCACGTCGGCGCCGTGCTTGAGCAGCCGCTCTACGATCTCGGAGTGCCCATGCCCGGCGGCATGCATCAGAACTGTCCAGCCGTTATGATCCTTCGCGTTCACGTCGGCGCCATGCTTGAGCAGCCATTCTACGACGTCGGCATGCCCTTTCCAGGCCGCACGCATCAGGGCGGTCCAGCCGTTATGATCCTTCGCGTTCACGTCGGCGCCATGCTTGAGCAGCAGTTCTGCAATCTTGGAACGCCCATGCCAGATCGCATGCATCAAGGCGGTCCAGCCATGTTTATCGCCCGCGTTTATGTCAGCGCCTTCAGCTAACAGGCTCTTGACTTTTTCGGTTGTTCCAGCCTTAGATGCTTCAATGAGTTTTTTACCAACCTTCCCGCGGCCTTCAAATAATGCGCTAAAAAAACCCATATAGCCCCCCCCTTTTTTCACATCTTATATCTGCCCGTCTATCGGACCGCTGAGGAGATCCGGCGTAATCGCTATCTCTACCGCCGACATGGGCATCGAGTCATGATGACGTTCGTCTACGCTTCCGAAGCTGTAGGCGACCGCAATATGTGAGCTCTATGTCGAACACACAATAATACAAGAAACGTCGTCATCGCAATTGCCGAAGCTAAGAGGTAGATCAGCCGATAGCCGAACTGCTCTGCGATAATTCCGAATATAAACGACGCAAGCGCATGACCCAGCAACATCGCAGTGCTGAACGCGCCGATGGATCGTCCACGCCCTTCCGAGTCCGCCAAGTCAATTGTGTAGGCGCTCAGGGCCGGAAAAAGCAAGCCATGCGCCATTCCGGTAAGCGTCCCGACCAACAGCAGACCAATCAGAGAGCCGAGCCAGACAAGACCCAGGGTGCCCGATCCCATGAGCAGCAGGGCAGGAAGAATGACGCGCTGACGCCCCCATCGGTCAGATAGTCTACCACACGCCAACCGGATGCCGATCGCAGCGACGCTGTACGCAATATAGAATCCACCGATGTGCGATAACCCAGCCTGTGTCGCGTAGGTCGGCAGGAATACAAACACCGTCCCGGAGGCCAAACCGAACACTAGGGAGAGGAGAATCGGCGGGAGGATACGCACCGAGGGGATCAAGAAAACGAGGCCTGAGGAGACAGATTCGCGGGGCGTCGATGAGAGGTTACGAAACGTAAGGCTGGCTAGAAGGCAGGCGGCTGCGGCGACAGCAGCAGTCAAGAAAAATACCGAATACCCCGCACGATGGATCACTTGCTCCCCGAGAGCGGGGGAGAGCGCAATCGTGATAAGTCCGGAGATCCCGAAAAGGCCCACCGCCTCCCCGCGACGGCTCGACGGAACGATATCAGCCACCAGCGTCAGATTTGCAATATAGAAGGTCGAGTACGCCATACCCTGCAGGATGCGAAAGAGAACGAACCGCGCATCCATGTGGGTCGAGAACGCAAAGCCGACCGCGGCCAGCATCCCCAATGTCGATCCCAGCAGCAGAAATCGCTTGCGCTCGAAACGGTCAATAAGGGCTCCGGCTAGTGGTTGCCCAAGAATGGCCGCAAGGCTGTAGCTTCCCATGACCCAACCGATCTGCGACTCGGTCCCGCCAAGCGTCTTGATGTAAAGGGGAAGCAGGCTGAAGGCATTGAGGCTCGCGAAAAAGAAAAAATTGGAGAGGCAGGCGATAAAGAAGTTGAGGCTGGAAATCGTATCGTCGACAGAGCCATCCCGCTCCTGACGAGCCCGGTTTGACAACATTACGAGTTGACTCTTACCTGATCGATCCATCTGCGTACAGTCAGCCCCCTATCTTTCTCCTTGTGTAGTATTGAAATATATCGTATACATACGTCCAGTCAAGATC
Protein-coding sequences here:
- a CDS encoding MFS transporter → MLSNRARQERDGSVDDTISSLNFFIACLSNFFFFASLNAFSLLPLYIKTLGGTESQIGWVMGSYSLAAILGQPLAGALIDRFERKRFLLLGSTLGMLAAVGFAFSTHMDARFVLFRILQGMAYSTFYIANLTLVADIVPSSRRGEAVGLFGISGLITIALSPALGEQVIHRAGYSVFFLTAAVAAAACLLASLTFRNLSSTPRESVSSGLVFLIPSVRILPPILLSLVFGLASGTVFVFLPTYATQAGLSHIGGFYIAYSVAAIGIRLACGRLSDRWGRQRVILPALLLMGSGTLGLVWLGSLIGLLLVGTLTGMAHGLLFPALSAYTIDLADSEGRGRSIGAFSTAMLLGHALASFIFGIIAEQFGYRLIYLLASAIAMTTFLVLLCVRHRAHILRSPTASEA
- a CDS encoding ankyrin repeat domain-containing protein, whose translation is MGFFSALFEGRGKVGKKLIEASKAGTTEKVKSLLAEGADINAGDKHGWTALMHAIWHGRSKIAELLLKHGADVNAKDHNGWTALMRAAWKGHADVVEWLLKHGADVNAKDHNGWTVLMHAAGHGHSEIVERLLKHGADVNAKDKDGWTVLMHAAGHGRSGVVELLHKHGADVNAKDKDGWTALMRAAWNGHAGAVELLRKYGADVNANDHSGATALIRAAWRGHSGVVELLLKHGADANAKDNKDGTALIYAAERGRARIVGMLLNRGADMNVKDHDRQTARMHASSSGHSKVAELLEKHGAR
- a CDS encoding ankyrin repeat domain-containing protein, producing the protein MGFLGSIFGGSGKVGGQLIEASESGDTGKVKSLLAEGADVNARDREEWTALMHASRHGHTGVVELLLNRDADVNVRDNNGWTALMHASWHGHAGVAERLLHKSADVNVSDQHSWTALMYASDKGHAEFVRLLLNKDADMEARASNGSTALIIASAEGQFEIVKLLLDRGADVNAQAKDGGTALITASGKGHSEIVKLLLDRGANINTQDRQGWTALMRTAAEGQFGIVKLLIDRGADANAQAKDGSTAMMHAAWYGRIKVVELLVNNGADAKARDSKGGTAAYYASGNGHQNIVDLLEGHTAR